One window of Trichocoleus sp. genomic DNA carries:
- a CDS encoding NUDIX domain-containing protein: MSGRSPRKSIDPIAQGILADFKVGVDNVIFSVDSAQNRLLVLLVMRREDPFLGQWSLPGTLVRRGESLEDAAYRVLAEKIRAENLYLEQLYTFGGPDRDPREAETSYGVRYLSVSYFALVRFAEAELIADGVSGIAWYPLKQLPHLAFDHHQVLEYGYRRLRNKLEYSPVAFEVLPELFTLSDLYQLYTTVLGDNFSDYSNFRSRLLKLGFLQDTGVKVSRGAGRPASLYRFDAEAFAPFKDKPLVFI, translated from the coding sequence ATGTCAGGACGCAGCCCAAGAAAATCGATTGACCCGATCGCACAAGGGATCTTAGCCGACTTCAAAGTAGGGGTAGATAACGTCATTTTTTCGGTTGATTCTGCCCAAAATCGGCTACTGGTACTGCTGGTGATGCGACGGGAAGACCCGTTTCTGGGGCAGTGGAGCCTGCCAGGAACACTAGTGCGTCGGGGCGAATCGTTAGAAGACGCAGCTTATCGAGTGTTGGCGGAAAAAATTCGGGCAGAAAATTTGTATCTGGAGCAGCTTTATACCTTCGGTGGACCCGATCGCGATCCCCGTGAGGCAGAAACAAGCTATGGAGTGCGATATTTATCCGTTAGCTATTTTGCGCTGGTGCGGTTTGCCGAAGCCGAGTTAATTGCCGATGGCGTCAGTGGGATTGCTTGGTATCCGCTGAAACAACTGCCTCACCTCGCATTTGACCACCATCAAGTTTTGGAATATGGCTATCGTCGGTTAAGAAATAAGCTGGAATATAGCCCGGTGGCTTTTGAGGTGCTGCCCGAACTGTTTACGCTCAGCGATCTTTACCAGCTTTACACCACTGTTTTAGGTGACAATTTCTCGGACTATTCTAATTTTCGATCGCGCCTCCTTAAGCTTGGTTTTCTGCAAGATACCGGAGTCAAAGTATCACGCGGAGCCGGAAGACCTGCCAGCCTCTATCGCTTTGATGCTGAGGCATTTGCGCCTTTCAAGGACAAACCACTCGTGTTTATCTAA
- a CDS encoding nicotinate phosphoribosyltransferase, translated as MQDASLLTDLYQLTMAACYVGEGVADRSASFELFTRRLPEGFGYLVAMGLEQAIEYLEQFCFTSSQIAALQATGIFDHVPDRFWEVLAAGRFTGDVWAVPEGTVLFANEPFLRIEAPLWQAQIVETYLLNVLNYQSLIATKAARIRDIAGTASLLEFGTRRAFSPQASLFAARAAIAAGFNATSNVLAALQLGQKPSGTMAHALVMALSALEGDEDQAFTAFHRYFPGATLLIDTYDSIAAAQRLAIQTQDQSLEAVRLDSGDLVSLSQQIRQILPNTLIVASGDLDEFEIDRLQTAGAKIDSYGIGTKLVTGTPINGVYKLVEIEGIPVMKVADRKSTFPGRKQIFRQFQQGQVKGDRLGLITDSPQPNEQPLLQQVMKQGKRTALPEDLSTIADRTRHAVLALPDSIRRLHSPSSIEPEQSTTLQALIEQTKQQIEGMERR; from the coding sequence ATGCAGGACGCCAGCCTGTTAACCGATCTCTATCAGCTAACGATGGCTGCTTGCTATGTTGGGGAAGGCGTTGCTGATCGATCCGCCAGCTTTGAACTCTTTACCCGGCGTTTGCCTGAAGGGTTTGGCTATCTGGTGGCAATGGGGCTGGAGCAGGCGATCGAGTATCTAGAACAGTTTTGTTTTACGTCATCCCAAATTGCGGCACTCCAAGCCACTGGCATTTTTGATCATGTGCCCGATCGGTTTTGGGAAGTGCTGGCAGCCGGACGGTTTACGGGAGATGTCTGGGCAGTTCCCGAAGGCACGGTGCTCTTTGCCAACGAGCCATTTCTCCGCATTGAGGCTCCCCTTTGGCAGGCGCAGATTGTCGAAACTTATTTACTGAATGTTCTGAACTATCAAAGCTTAATCGCTACAAAAGCTGCCCGAATACGCGATATTGCCGGAACTGCCAGTCTCTTAGAGTTTGGGACTCGTCGCGCCTTTAGCCCTCAAGCCTCTCTTTTTGCTGCTCGCGCTGCTATCGCCGCCGGATTTAATGCCACTTCCAATGTGCTTGCCGCCCTGCAACTGGGACAAAAACCGAGTGGAACCATGGCTCATGCGCTGGTCATGGCACTTTCTGCCCTGGAAGGGGATGAGGATCAAGCCTTTACCGCCTTTCATCGCTACTTCCCTGGCGCAACGCTGCTGATTGATACTTACGATTCGATCGCCGCTGCTCAACGCTTAGCTATCCAGACCCAGGATCAATCCCTTGAAGCAGTTCGGCTCGACTCAGGTGATCTCGTTTCCCTCTCGCAGCAAATCCGCCAAATCTTGCCCAATACCCTGATTGTCGCCAGCGGTGATCTGGATGAATTTGAGATCGATCGCCTCCAAACCGCAGGAGCCAAAATCGACAGCTACGGCATTGGCACAAAACTCGTCACCGGAACCCCCATCAACGGCGTTTACAAATTGGTTGAAATTGAAGGCATCCCCGTGATGAAAGTTGCCGATCGCAAGAGTACCTTCCCCGGACGCAAACAAATCTTTCGTCAGTTCCAGCAGGGACAAGTGAAAGGCGATCGATTGGGGCTGATCACAGACTCTCCCCAACCCAACGAGCAACCCCTGTTGCAGCAGGTGATGAAGCAAGGCAAACGAACCGCTCTCCCAGAAGATTTATCAACCATTGCCGACCGCACTCGCCATGCCGTTCTCGCCCTCCCTGACTCCATCCGCCGCCTGCATTCCCCCAGTTCGATCGAGCCTGAACAATCGACAACGCTGCAAGCATTAATCGAACAAACAAAACAGCAGATTGAAGGAATGGAGCGGCGATAA
- a CDS encoding helix-hairpin-helix domain-containing protein: MIVIRLSRTLFRYVTMAVTIACLIVGLNNCASPSPNASSSSPSSSGVETTVSTSTDPKININSAILSELDKLEAKLGVPALSHKIQASRPYGSTVDLVSKDVVTQQQFDQIKDLVTVEDIVLTGEAKDVDYLTKLALMKGHMLIAGELLALNQPEQAIPHLGHPVEEIYVDLQPQLGDRNVAEFSDVLTRVQDLVKSKPSDPSVQSEFQAAMQSIDQAIAALPETQRQSPAFGLQVINEMLDTAAAEYTASISDGKISAAIEYQDSRGFVNYAKDTLFKNIEALLGQKNAGVDKDLKAKLAELAKAWPAAVPPKAPVVPVDQVVDQVKAIEQTAKPVIQKG; this comes from the coding sequence ATGATTGTGATTCGGTTGTCTCGAACCCTGTTCCGCTACGTCACGATGGCAGTGACGATCGCCTGCTTGATTGTTGGCTTAAACAACTGCGCCAGCCCGTCGCCCAATGCTTCCTCCTCCTCGCCTTCGTCCAGTGGGGTTGAAACGACGGTTAGCACCAGCACTGATCCCAAAATCAACATCAACAGTGCGATTCTCTCAGAGTTAGACAAGCTCGAAGCGAAGCTTGGTGTTCCGGCACTGTCTCACAAAATTCAGGCGAGCCGTCCTTATGGCAGCACTGTGGATTTGGTCAGCAAGGATGTGGTCACTCAGCAGCAGTTTGACCAGATCAAAGACCTGGTGACAGTGGAAGATATTGTGCTGACAGGTGAAGCCAAAGACGTGGATTACCTGACCAAATTGGCGCTGATGAAAGGTCACATGCTGATTGCGGGTGAACTGCTGGCACTGAATCAGCCAGAGCAAGCAATTCCTCACCTGGGACATCCAGTCGAAGAAATTTATGTTGATCTACAGCCTCAGCTTGGCGATCGCAACGTTGCCGAATTTAGTGATGTGCTGACGCGCGTGCAAGATTTGGTTAAATCTAAGCCGAGTGATCCGAGTGTGCAGTCTGAGTTTCAGGCAGCGATGCAGTCGATCGATCAGGCAATTGCTGCACTTCCTGAAACCCAGCGCCAGTCTCCGGCATTTGGCTTGCAGGTGATCAACGAAATGCTTGACACCGCAGCAGCGGAATATACTGCCTCAATCAGTGATGGCAAAATTAGTGCGGCGATCGAGTATCAAGATTCGCGGGGCTTTGTAAATTATGCCAAGGATACGCTGTTCAAAAACATTGAAGCCCTTCTTGGGCAAAAGAATGCTGGCGTTGATAAAGACTTGAAAGCGAAACTGGCAGAACTGGCAAAAGCCTGGCCCGCCGCTGTGCCACCGAAAGCTCCGGTTGTGCCTGTCGATCAAGTTGTGGATCAGGTGAAGGCGATCGAACAAACTGCTA
- a CDS encoding carbon dioxide-concentrating mechanism protein CcmK, protein MPEAVGVIETLGFPAVLAAADAMVKAGRVTIVYYDIAESGEQIVAIRGPISEVRPAMEAGIEAAETAPPNGKLVTYYIVPNPPENVEAVLPIHYTEQVEEFRWL, encoded by the coding sequence ATGCCAGAGGCGGTCGGTGTAATTGAAACATTAGGGTTTCCGGCGGTGCTGGCAGCGGCAGATGCAATGGTGAAAGCTGGGCGAGTGACGATCGTTTACTACGACATTGCCGAGAGCGGCGAACAGATTGTGGCGATTCGAGGTCCGATTTCTGAAGTTAGACCAGCAATGGAAGCAGGGATTGAAGCTGCTGAAACTGCTCCACCAAACGGCAAGCTTGTCACCTACTACATTGTGCCGAATCCGCCAGAAAACGTAGAGGCAGTCTTGCCCATTCACTACACAGAGCAAGTGGAAGAGTTCCGCTGGCTTTAA
- a CDS encoding carbon dioxide-concentrating mechanism protein CcmK: MPVAVGVLETKGFPGILAAADAMVKAGRVTLVGYLRCGSARFCVIIRGDVSEVKQSMSAGVEAAESCFGGTLESWVIIPRPHENVEAVLPIAFTESVQQFRDSVEIPLLPRQTGG, from the coding sequence ATGCCTGTTGCAGTCGGCGTACTAGAGACAAAAGGATTTCCCGGAATTTTAGCAGCGGCAGATGCGATGGTGAAAGCCGGACGGGTCACGCTGGTTGGCTATCTGCGTTGTGGAAGTGCTCGCTTTTGTGTGATTATTCGAGGCGATGTGTCTGAGGTGAAGCAATCGATGTCGGCAGGCGTTGAGGCGGCAGAAAGCTGCTTTGGCGGCACACTAGAATCCTGGGTAATTATTCCGCGTCCGCACGAAAACGTGGAAGCTGTACTGCCGATCGCCTTTACGGAATCTGTGCAGCAATTCCGTGATTCCGTTGAAATTCCCCTCCTTCCCAGACAGACAGGCGGGTAA
- a CDS encoding GDP-mannose 4,6-dehydratase: MSWAGKQVLVTGAGGFIGSHLCEALVEAGAEVTAMIHYSSRSDWGNLELLPQAHKNSLNVVAGNIEDSDFVARQIKGKQVVFHLAALIGIPYSYVAPRSYLRTNIEGTLNVIEAARHFDLERIVHTSTSETYGTALYTPIDEKHPLQGQSPYSASKIAADKMAESYYLAFGLPVSTIRPFNTYGPRQSARAVIPTIISQALSQPHIKLGSLDPVRDLNFVKDTVSGFIRIAESEQTIGQVTNVGYGKGITIGELAQTILELMGVDKPIITDQDRIRPSNSEVYTLICNNKQAAEIAGWQPQYSLEQGLQATIDFVKANLNLFKTEQYSV; encoded by the coding sequence ATGTCGTGGGCAGGAAAGCAAGTCCTTGTGACTGGAGCAGGTGGTTTCATCGGTAGCCATCTCTGTGAAGCGCTCGTTGAAGCTGGGGCAGAAGTGACTGCCATGATTCATTACAGTTCCCGCAGTGATTGGGGAAATTTGGAACTGTTGCCGCAGGCGCACAAAAACTCACTCAACGTTGTCGCTGGCAATATTGAAGATAGTGATTTTGTGGCTCGTCAGATCAAGGGCAAACAGGTGGTCTTTCATTTGGCGGCTCTGATTGGCATCCCTTATTCTTACGTGGCTCCTCGAAGCTACCTGAGAACGAATATCGAAGGAACGTTGAACGTCATTGAAGCGGCTCGTCACTTTGATCTTGAACGGATTGTTCACACCTCCACCTCAGAAACCTACGGCACTGCACTCTACACACCAATTGATGAGAAGCATCCGCTTCAGGGACAGTCGCCTTACTCTGCTTCCAAGATTGCTGCTGACAAAATGGCAGAAAGCTACTATCTCGCCTTTGGGTTGCCCGTTTCGACGATTCGTCCCTTCAATACCTACGGCCCGCGTCAGTCTGCAAGAGCCGTCATTCCAACAATTATCAGTCAGGCGCTCTCTCAACCCCACATCAAGCTTGGTTCACTTGATCCAGTGCGTGATCTGAACTTTGTTAAAGATACGGTTTCTGGATTTATTAGAATTGCCGAGTCGGAACAGACGATCGGGCAAGTGACAAACGTGGGCTACGGTAAGGGCATCACGATCGGGGAATTGGCTCAAACCATCCTGGAACTGATGGGGGTCGATAAGCCGATCATTACCGATCAAGACCGGATTCGCCCCAGTAATAGCGAAGTTTATACCCTCATCTGCAACAACAAACAAGCAGCTGAAATTGCCGGATGGCAACCGCAATATTCTTTAGAACAGGGATTGCAAGCAACGATCGATTTCGTTAAAGCAAATCTAAACCTGTTTAAGACAGAGCAATACAGTGTGTGA
- a CDS encoding Uma2 family endonuclease, with the protein MNILTISREAIDLPPGSEVTLRYQTWEDYESLLHSRQDKAGIRIRYSGRRQEIRIMAPLPGQGKRVVTLADLVKTLLRYQKRDWEAFDPITLKRSSQGGIEPDACFYIQNRTAILGKERIDLTIDPPPDLAIEVDLTSSTQIEDYLPIAIPEVWIYRRGDLLLYHLESQQYQDSGESRIFPEVNVKQIFPKYVERAWEFGSSIALREFEQFLAG; encoded by the coding sequence ATGAATATTCTCACCATCAGTCGAGAGGCGATCGATCTACCCCCTGGGAGTGAAGTCACTTTGCGCTATCAAACCTGGGAAGACTACGAGTCATTGCTGCACAGCCGACAGGATAAAGCAGGCATTCGGATTCGCTATAGCGGCAGGAGACAGGAAATTCGGATTATGGCTCCGCTACCTGGACAGGGAAAGCGGGTTGTCACACTCGCTGATCTTGTTAAAACACTGTTGCGATATCAAAAACGCGACTGGGAAGCCTTCGATCCAATCACGCTCAAACGATCGAGCCAGGGTGGAATTGAGCCAGATGCCTGTTTCTATATTCAAAACAGAACCGCGATTCTAGGCAAGGAACGCATTGATTTAACCATTGATCCGCCACCCGACTTAGCGATCGAGGTTGATCTGACTTCCTCAACCCAAATCGAAGATTATTTGCCGATCGCCATTCCGGAAGTCTGGATTTACCGTCGTGGAGATCTATTGCTCTATCACCTGGAGAGCCAGCAGTATCAAGACAGTGGAGAGAGCCGAATTTTTCCAGAAGTTAACGTCAAACAAATTTTTCCCAAGTACGTAGAACGCGCCTGGGAATTTGGCTCAAGTATTGCGTTGCGAGAATTTGAGCAATTTCTAGCAGGTTAG
- a CDS encoding nicotinate-nucleotide adenylyltransferase: MTSIALFGTSADPPTAGHQAILAWLADHFDQVAVWASDNPFKLHQTALVHRATMLQLLIDDIQPPRENLHLYPELSHSRALITVQRARQRWTEADFTLVIGSDLVTQLHRWYRIAELLQQVKLLVIPRPGYALTEADLAPLQQMGASVSIAQIPVPDVSSTAYREEGDADIITPPVEAYIHREQLYECQDAAQENRLTRSHKGS, encoded by the coding sequence ATGACCTCGATCGCACTATTTGGTACTAGCGCAGACCCTCCGACAGCCGGACATCAGGCTATTTTGGCTTGGTTAGCCGATCATTTTGATCAGGTGGCGGTTTGGGCATCCGATAACCCGTTTAAGCTGCATCAAACGGCGCTGGTGCATCGGGCAACCATGCTGCAATTGTTGATCGATGACATTCAGCCACCGCGAGAGAATTTGCATCTCTACCCAGAGTTGAGCCATTCCAGAGCCTTAATCACCGTACAGCGGGCAAGGCAACGTTGGACAGAAGCAGACTTTACCCTGGTGATTGGCTCGGATCTGGTAACTCAGCTACATCGGTGGTATCGGATTGCAGAACTGCTGCAACAGGTAAAGCTCCTGGTGATTCCGCGACCGGGCTATGCCTTAACTGAGGCAGATCTCGCGCCGCTACAGCAAATGGGAGCATCTGTTTCGATCGCCCAAATTCCTGTTCCCGATGTTTCCTCAACCGCCTATCGTGAAGAAGGAGATGCAGATATCATTACCCCGCCTGTTGAGGCATACATTCACCGCGAGCAACTTTACGAATGTCAGGACGCAGCCCAAGAAAATCGATTGACCCGATCGCACAAGGGATCTTAG
- a CDS encoding NAD+ synthase produces the protein MIKIGIAQLNPTIGDLTGNAQQILQAAQQAAAQQVSLLLTPELSLCGYPPRDLLMQPAFIRSMAEVLAQLAQDLPPQIAVLVGTVVPNARSAENGGKPLFNSTALLQQGKVQQYFHKRLLPTYDVFDEDRYFASAEESSVLVLGNAGSAGLKIGVTICEDLWNDEEFWGKRSYDSSPIEDLVTQGVDLIVNLSASPFSVGKQTLREGMLRHAVTRYQRPILYANQVGSNDDLIFDGNSVGFDRRGEMVCRAKAFETDLVVVEFDPETQDLVVNPSSIAPHLENEDAEIWAALVLGVRDYVRKCGFSKVVLGLSGGIDSALVAAIAAAAIGAENVLGVLMPSPYSSDHSVKDALQLAANLGIQTETLPIGELMQSYDRTFADLFAGTEFGIAEENIQSRIRGNLLMAVANKLGHLLISTGNKSEMAVGYCTLYGDMNGGLAAIADVPKTRVYSICQWLNQTSDREIIPVNILTKPPSAELKPGQVDQDSLPPYEVLDDILYQFINQLRSPEEIAASGHDPATIDRVLKLVTRAEFKRKQAPPGLKVTDRAFGTGWRMPIASRWLPTHPEAHVKPALIPSAKS, from the coding sequence ATGATCAAAATCGGCATTGCCCAACTCAACCCAACGATCGGCGACCTCACCGGAAACGCACAACAGATCCTTCAAGCCGCCCAACAAGCTGCTGCTCAACAGGTTTCGTTGCTGCTCACGCCCGAACTCTCGCTCTGTGGCTATCCACCGCGTGATTTGCTGATGCAGCCTGCTTTTATCCGATCGATGGCTGAAGTTCTGGCTCAACTGGCTCAAGATCTGCCGCCTCAAATTGCCGTTTTAGTGGGAACGGTTGTTCCGAATGCGCGATCGGCTGAGAATGGTGGCAAACCGCTTTTCAACAGCACTGCCTTACTGCAACAGGGCAAAGTCCAGCAATATTTCCATAAACGCCTGCTCCCAACTTACGATGTCTTTGATGAAGACCGCTATTTTGCTTCCGCTGAGGAGAGTAGCGTTCTGGTGTTAGGGAATGCGGGAAGTGCGGGCCTCAAGATTGGGGTGACAATCTGCGAAGACCTGTGGAACGATGAGGAATTCTGGGGGAAGCGCAGCTATGATTCCAGTCCGATCGAGGATTTGGTGACGCAAGGGGTTGATTTAATTGTCAATCTGTCGGCTTCGCCATTTAGTGTGGGCAAGCAAACGTTGCGGGAAGGAATGCTGCGTCATGCAGTGACCCGGTATCAGCGACCGATTTTGTATGCGAATCAGGTGGGTAGCAATGATGACCTGATTTTTGATGGCAACAGTGTTGGATTCGATCGCCGGGGCGAGATGGTTTGCCGTGCAAAAGCCTTTGAGACAGATTTAGTCGTTGTGGAGTTTGATCCAGAAACGCAAGATTTGGTCGTGAATCCCAGCTCGATCGCTCCCCATCTAGAGAATGAGGATGCGGAAATTTGGGCAGCTCTGGTGCTGGGCGTGCGCGATTATGTGCGAAAGTGTGGCTTCTCAAAGGTGGTCTTAGGCTTGAGCGGTGGCATTGATTCAGCTCTCGTTGCGGCAATTGCGGCAGCAGCGATCGGGGCAGAGAACGTTTTGGGCGTGCTGATGCCTTCTCCCTACAGTTCTGATCATTCCGTGAAAGATGCCTTGCAACTGGCAGCAAATTTGGGCATTCAAACGGAGACATTGCCGATCGGCGAACTGATGCAGAGCTACGATCGCACCTTTGCTGATCTGTTTGCCGGAACCGAGTTTGGCATTGCGGAAGAAAATATCCAGTCGCGGATTCGCGGCAATTTGCTCATGGCAGTGGCAAACAAACTTGGGCATTTGCTAATTTCTACCGGCAATAAATCTGAAATGGCGGTCGGCTACTGCACCCTCTATGGCGACATGAACGGGGGACTCGCTGCCATTGCGGATGTGCCGAAAACGAGAGTTTATTCTATCTGTCAGTGGCTAAATCAAACCAGCGATCGGGAAATTATCCCGGTGAACATTTTGACCAAGCCACCCAGCGCCGAACTGAAACCAGGACAGGTCGATCAGGATTCCCTGCCACCCTATGAAGTTCTGGACGATATTCTCTATCAATTTATCAATCAGCTCAGATCACCCGAAGAAATTGCTGCCAGTGGGCATGATCCGGCAACAATCGATCGCGTGCTCAAGCTAGTCACTCGCGCTGAGTTTAAGCGCAAACAGGCTCCCCCAGGGCTAAAAGTCACCGATCGCGCCTTTGGCACAGGTTGGAGAATGCCGATCGCCAGTCGCTGGTTGCCCACTCATCCGGAGGCACATGTTAAGCCTGCTCTGATTCCATCTGCTAAAAGCTAG
- a CDS encoding multicopper oxidase domain-containing protein has product MPDWSRRRLLQAGFVGAGMTAAALTLQKFPFSSPAAAIPPIPENLPTYGNGISPLKACREFDYGTIKRENGRTIREFQIIGETSTLQLNDAVSYAAWDYNGRVPGPTLRATEGDRIRVVFLNKGGHSHTMHFHGIHSAESDGTKPIRNGTATIYEFDADPYGVHLYHCHVSPVTRHISKGMHGMFIVDPKEGRPPADELVMVMAGYDLNDNQSNELYAFNGLPNYYVDHPISIYQNQLIRLYLLNLIEFNPAVTFHLHANFFQVYPTGMTLKPSHRTDVITMGTAERHILEFAYSYPGMFMFHPHQDTIAEAGCMGMFHVLPPPNRA; this is encoded by the coding sequence ATGCCGGACTGGAGTCGGCGTCGGCTGTTGCAGGCGGGTTTCGTAGGAGCAGGGATGACCGCAGCAGCACTGACCTTACAAAAATTTCCGTTCTCTAGTCCTGCGGCAGCAATTCCCCCCATCCCAGAGAATTTGCCAACCTACGGGAATGGCATCAGTCCTTTGAAAGCCTGCCGTGAATTTGATTACGGCACAATTAAGCGAGAAAATGGTCGCACGATCCGCGAGTTTCAAATCATTGGCGAGACATCGACGCTGCAACTCAATGACGCGGTTTCTTATGCTGCCTGGGATTACAACGGCCGGGTTCCTGGTCCAACGCTGCGAGCAACAGAGGGCGATCGAATTCGAGTTGTCTTCCTTAATAAGGGTGGACACTCCCACACAATGCACTTTCACGGCATCCATTCAGCTGAATCGGATGGCACTAAGCCCATTCGCAACGGCACAGCGACTATCTATGAATTTGATGCAGATCCCTATGGTGTTCACCTCTATCACTGCCATGTCTCCCCAGTGACACGCCACATTAGCAAAGGGATGCATGGAATGTTCATTGTTGACCCGAAGGAGGGTCGTCCCCCTGCTGATGAGCTAGTCATGGTGATGGCAGGCTATGACTTGAACGACAATCAAAGCAACGAGCTCTATGCCTTTAATGGTCTGCCAAACTATTACGTTGACCATCCCATTTCGATTTACCAAAACCAACTCATTCGGCTGTATCTTCTGAATTTGATTGAGTTTAACCCAGCCGTCACGTTTCATCTGCACGCCAATTTCTTCCAGGTCTACCCGACTGGCATGACGCTCAAGCCCAGTCATCGAACCGATGTGATTACGATGGGCACAGCAGAGCGGCATATTCTGGAATTCGCCTATAGCTACCCTGGAATGTTTATGTTTCATCCCCATCAAGACACGATCGCAGAAGCAGGCTGCATGGGCATGTTTCATGTGTTGCCCCCTCCAAATCGAGCCTAA
- a CDS encoding sugar phosphate nucleotidyltransferase: MQALVLAGGKGTRLYPYTTVLPKPLMPVGDYPILEILLRQLKCAGVTEVILAVGYLSQLLQAFFQNGERLGLKISYSFEDKPLGTAGPIALAIDQLEQDFLVLNGDLLTTLKFGNLIHYHKEKQAAATIGLYQREVKIDFGVIETDEDQKLVRYIEKPTYHFDVSMGVNVLNKERILPYLQPGEYLDIPDLMMKLSQDGHAVHCYRESCYWLDIGRVDDYQVAVNMFTTNPEAFIPGL, translated from the coding sequence ATGCAGGCTTTAGTCTTAGCTGGAGGCAAAGGAACCCGACTCTATCCCTACACCACTGTACTGCCGAAGCCTTTGATGCCCGTCGGGGATTATCCGATTCTAGAGATTTTGCTGCGGCAGCTTAAATGTGCAGGTGTCACAGAAGTGATCTTGGCGGTTGGGTATCTCAGTCAACTGCTTCAGGCATTTTTTCAGAACGGCGAACGGCTGGGATTAAAGATTAGCTATTCCTTTGAAGATAAACCCCTGGGAACCGCAGGACCGATCGCTTTAGCCATTGATCAACTAGAGCAGGATTTTTTAGTTTTAAATGGGGATTTGTTGACTACGCTCAAGTTTGGCAACCTGATTCATTACCACAAAGAAAAGCAGGCAGCAGCCACGATCGGGCTTTATCAGCGAGAGGTCAAGATTGATTTCGGCGTGATTGAAACAGACGAGGATCAAAAACTGGTTCGATACATTGAAAAACCAACCTATCACTTCGATGTAAGTATGGGCGTAAATGTGTTGAATAAAGAGCGAATTCTCCCTTATCTTCAGCCAGGCGAATATCTAGACATTCCTGATTTAATGATGAAATTGAGCCAGGATGGCCATGCAGTACATTGCTACCGTGAATCTTGCTACTGGCTAGATATTGGACGCGTGGACGACTACCAGGTTGCAGTCAACATGTTTACGACGAATCCAGAAGCGTTTATCCCAGGCCTATGA
- a CDS encoding class I SAM-dependent methyltransferase has product MNEPLLEPVLRRWRLRQVMPWIPPGAKLLDIGCGRSATFLRTISPHIRQGVGVDFKVEPIQGQNIETIQLKLAYDLPFEDSSFDVVTMLAVLEHIEHEKAILLEVQRVLRDGGKLILTVPSVWSQPLLEFLSYQLKIVDEAEIRDHKRYYNRKKLNQVLINEVGFQEFHHHYFQFWMNNFCTVAR; this is encoded by the coding sequence ATGAATGAACCATTACTGGAGCCAGTTCTGAGACGATGGCGGCTGCGTCAGGTTATGCCTTGGATTCCACCCGGCGCAAAACTGTTAGATATTGGCTGCGGGCGATCGGCTACTTTCTTGAGAACGATTTCTCCCCATATTCGTCAGGGAGTGGGCGTTGATTTCAAGGTTGAACCCATCCAGGGGCAAAATATTGAAACTATTCAGCTCAAACTGGCTTATGATTTGCCTTTTGAAGATTCCAGCTTTGATGTTGTCACAATGCTTGCTGTTTTAGAGCATATTGAACATGAAAAGGCAATCTTACTTGAAGTTCAAAGAGTGCTTCGGGATGGGGGCAAGCTAATCCTCACAGTTCCTTCCGTTTGGTCACAGCCGCTTCTAGAATTCTTATCCTATCAACTCAAAATTGTTGATGAGGCAGAGATCCGAGACCATAAGCGATATTACAATCGCAAAAAACTAAACCAGGTCCTAATCAACGAAGTCGGCTTTCAAGAATTTCATCATCACTATTTCCAATTCTGGATGAATAACTTTTGTACTGTTGCTAGATAG